GTGAGCCAATCGAAGAGTTACGATTTGATTCTGATGGACATTGATATGCCAATCATGGACGGCTTGAGTGCCGCGATTGCGCTGCGAAATGGCGAAGCCGGTGAATTTGGTACCAAGATCCCGATCGTCGCAGTGACTGCTTTCAATACCTTGTCCGATGAGAGCCGATTCAGAAAAGCGGGCATGAATTATTTCTTGCCTAAGCCAGTTAAAATAAAGCATTTGCGTAATGTATTACTTGAAGTCGTTCGTTCCGAATAGAGTCATTCTATAAAAAAATAGCTGGAATCGGTCTTGATGGATTGCCAGCGCGAAACGGACGCGCCATCTCCTTGAGTATGGAGATCATCTTTTTAGGAACAGGCACCTCGCAGGGGGTGCCTATGATTGCGCAGCCTGAGGGCGAAGGCTGCGATATGAACAACCCGAAGAATTGGCGCACACGTACCTCGATTCATGTAGAGATGGGGGGGCATCACATTCAAGTCGATGCTGCACCAGAGTTTCGTATGCAATGTATCCAGCATGGTTTGGACCAAATCGATACCTTCATCCTCACGCATGGCCACGCAGACCATATTCTCGGTATGGATGATCTGCGCCGTTTCTGTGATCTGAATGGGGGCGAGGCTTTGCCCGTTTATAGTAGTGAGGAGGGCTTGACGCGTATTCAGCAAATTTTCCCTTATGCAATTTTGGATAAGCCGTTGGTGAAGGGCTATCCCGCGTTTAAATTAGCGCGTATGCCTAAAACTTTGGAGTTACCCGGCGGCACTGTGGAGTCCGTGTCTCTGCCACATGGAGCGATCAAAGTGCTGGGGCTCGTCTTCACGGAGGCTGAGACCGGTAAGCAATTTACCTATTTCACTGATTGCAAAGAAGTGGGGGAAGAGGCACGCCTGATCGCTGAGGGCTCGGATGTCGTGATCCTCGATGGCTTGCGCCCGAATCCGCATCCCTCACACATGACGATTGATGAGGCCACTAAGACGGCGCAGGAGATGGATGCCCCGATTTCATTTTTGACCCATATGACTTACATGGTCGACCATGATACGACCGAAGCCTCGCTACCTGAAAATATCCACTTGGCCTACGATGGCCTGCGGGTGAGCTGGTAGCGCGTCCTGCGTTACTTACAGCAGCACTAAATGGTCGCGGTGCACCACGACGTTGTCTTCGAGTTCGGGCAGTTCCGCGCTGAGGCGCTCCATGTCGTAGTTGACTATGCCGTGGGCGATGGTTTTCCCATTGGGCTCGCAGATGTGCACGACATCGCCACTTTCGAAGTTACCTTCACAGGCGACGACGCCTGCGAGTAACAGGCTCTTGCCGCGTTCGACTAGGGCCGAAACTGCGCCTGCGTCTACCGTGATCGAGCCGTGGGTTGCGTCCTGAATCGCGATCCAGCGCTTGTGAGATTTGACCGGAACTTCGCTAGGCACGAAGTAGGTGCCCACGCTTTCGCCGTTTAGAAGTTTGTTGAATAGTTCCGAGTCGCTGCCGCTGCCGATAATGACGCCGCATCCGGCCCGATGTGCGATTTTGGCAGCCGAGAGTTTACTGATCATTCCGCCTACTGATGTGGTATGCTTGGTGCCCTGCGCCATGGCCTCGATCTCGGGGGTGATCGCTTGCACGGTGGGCACGACTTTGCCGCTGCCTTCCATATCAATCAGACCAGGTATATTAGACAGGATGAAGAGCATGTCCGCGTTGGTCACGCTGGCCACCAGGGCGGAAAGTGTGTCGTTGTCGCCGAATTTGATTTCGGCGGCGCTGACAGTGTCGTTTTCGTTGACGATGGGTACCGCGCCGTT
The nucleotide sequence above comes from Coraliomargarita algicola. Encoded proteins:
- a CDS encoding MBL fold metallo-hydrolase is translated as MEIIFLGTGTSQGVPMIAQPEGEGCDMNNPKNWRTRTSIHVEMGGHHIQVDAAPEFRMQCIQHGLDQIDTFILTHGHADHILGMDDLRRFCDLNGGEALPVYSSEEGLTRIQQIFPYAILDKPLVKGYPAFKLARMPKTLELPGGTVESVSLPHGAIKVLGLVFTEAETGKQFTYFTDCKEVGEEARLIAEGSDVVILDGLRPNPHPSHMTIDEATKTAQEMDAPISFLTHMTYMVDHDTTEASLPENIHLAYDGLRVSW
- the proB gene encoding glutamate 5-kinase, with amino-acid sequence MLNQAKRIVIKLGTGVLTSGIGNLDTARITTLCSQVSTLRQRGIEVILVSSGAVGLGMGKLKLEKRPKDLATLQACAAVGQSILINTWQKCFDPHNLTVAQILLTREDLRARHRHNAVFNTIERLLANGAVPIVNENDTVSAAEIKFGDNDTLSALVASVTNADMLFILSNIPGLIDMEGSGKVVPTVQAITPEIEAMAQGTKHTTSVGGMISKLSAAKIAHRAGCGVIIGSGSDSELFNKLLNGESVGTYFVPSEVPVKSHKRWIAIQDATHGSITVDAGAVSALVERGKSLLLAGVVACEGNFESGDVVHICEPNGKTIAHGIVNYDMERLSAELPELEDNVVVHRDHLVLL